The Streptomyces tubercidicus DNA segment GGGTGTGTCCTAAGCGGGGAGCCGGATTCCCTTGATGGCGGTGTCGAAGACGGGCCGGTACCGGGTCCAGTCCGTATTCGGTGCGGAGAGGTAGACCACGTACTGGGTGCCGTCGGCGCCGGCGAAGGCCAGCTCCACCGCCCGGTACTCCCGTGCCTTGCCGTCGAAGGTGAACTCCCAGTAGCCCGCGGGCCGTCCCCGGAACTTCGTGGGGTCCATCCTGACCCGCTCATAGCCCGGGTTGTCCCGGCGCGTCTGGTCCTCCTCGGTCTCCCGCCAGTGACGGACCGGATCGGACGCGCCGGCGAACGGGACGATGTTGATCCGCAGGCCCGCCCGTTTGGTCGGGTCCACGTAGGCGATGTCACCGCCGGGCGGATGTGAGAGCTTCCAGCCGTCCGGTACGGGGAGGGAGAAGCCGTGGCCCACCTTCTGCAGGCGGTATCCGGAGGGGACCGGTGGGAGGCTCGCAGGGTGGCCGGAGGTTTTGGACTCGGGCGGACGGGGGGCCGTCGCGCCGGTACCGCCCCCGGGCAACAGCAGCACCCCACCGGCCACGGCAGCGGCGACCACCAGTGCCGCGGCACTCCACAGCGCCGTGCGGCGGCCGCGCTTGCCCTTCCGAGCGGGCGCCGTGGGGTTTGTGGGGCTCGTGGCGCCCAGGGGATCCGCAGGGGCTCCGGCGGGCTGCGGCCGTGTGGTTGGAGCGTCGAGAACGGTGCCCCTGCCGGCTGCCTGGCCGCCCAGGAGGCGTTCGGCCTCGTGTGCGTCCATGCGCCGCCCGGGTTCCTTCATGAGCAGGCCCTCGATCACCGGGGCCAGGTCACCGGCGTTGCGCGGGGGCGGGTAGTCCTCGGCGGCGATGGCGTACGCCGTCTCGATGGCGGTGTCCCGGTTGAACGGGGGATGCCCTTCGACCGCCTGGTACAGCGTCGCCCCGAGGGACCACAGGTCGCAGGCCGGGCCGGGCTCGGCGATGCCGGTCCGGAGGCGTTCCGGCGCGAGGTACTGGATCGACCCGATCAGCTCGCCGGTCCGGGTGAGGGACGGGGTTCCGGACTGCACGGCGATGCCGAAGTCGGTCAGCACGATCCGCCCGTCGTGCCCGAGCAGCACATTGGCGGGCTTGATGTCCCGGTGCAGCACCCCGGCGTCATGGGCGGCGCGCAGTGCGGCGGCCATGCTGCGGCCGATCCGGGCCGCTTCGCCGGGCGGCAGCGCACCCTCGCGCTTCAGGAGGTCGCCCAGGGTGACCGAGGGGACGTACTCCATGACGATGCACGGCAGGTCCTCGTCGTCGACGACGTCGTGCACCACGATCACATGGGGATGGGTGATCCGGGCGGCGCTACGGGCCTCGCGGCGGGTGCGCTCGTAGAGCGTCTCGATCTCGTCGTCGTTCAGGTGCGGGGGTACCAGCAGCTTCTTCACGGCGACCGGCCGCCCGAGCAGCTCGTCCTCGGCCAGCCATACCGTGCCCATGCCACCGCGGCCGACCCGCTCCACCAGCCGGTACCGCTCGGCCACGAGTCGTCCTAGATCGGACACCGTGAGTTCTCCTCCCCCGCACGGGTTGAACAGTCTGCGCAAGCACCATAGCCCGCGTGTTCGAGGTGGCCGAGGGCGGCATTTCGGGGAGCGGTGCGCCGGGCGGAGCCCGCCCGGCAAGGCCGCTGCGGGGGTCCGGCAACTGCCGCTGGGGACGCCCTTGTTCGTCCTCGTGCCGACGGCGCGGTCGCCTCCCGAGCCGCTCGGGGGGTGGTGCGCGGAGGGCGTGTGGCGCCGTGCGTGATGCCGCGATGGCGCCATTGATGCCATGCATGCGCCATAGAGGCTTGCGGTGGCGCCATGATGGTGCCACTATGGCGTTATGGACCTCACGCCCTACGTCGACAATCTCCGGCATGAACTCGCGGTCGCCGCGGATGCAGGCGGAGACGAAGCCCGCGCCCTGGCCGAGCGGCTCGCCACCCCCCTGGAGTCGGCCGTCCGGCTCACGCTGCTGAACGCCCTCTCCTCCGCCGCGACCGAGATCACCCGCGATCTGGCACCGGGGTCGGTCGATCTGCGGCTGCGCGGGCTCGACCCCGAGTTCGTGGTGACCGCACCGCCGAGCCAGGAGCCGTACGAACAGGCGGAGTTGCCCGAGGCGGCGGCCGAGCCGCGGGCAGCCGCGCACCCGGCCCCCTCCGACGCCGACGAGGGCGGCACCGCGCGGATCAACTTCCGCCTTCCCGCCCATCTAAAGGCCCGGGTCGAGGACGCAGCAGGCCAGGACGGCCTCTCCGTCAACGCCTGGCTGGTACGGGCGGTCACCAACGCCCTGGAACCGGGCGCCCCCAGCCGCTCCGCCCGCCGCGGCCCCCGCCACGGAGGCAAGCAGGG contains these protein-coding regions:
- a CDS encoding serine/threonine-protein kinase, yielding MSDLGRLVAERYRLVERVGRGGMGTVWLAEDELLGRPVAVKKLLVPPHLNDDEIETLYERTRREARSAARITHPHVIVVHDVVDDEDLPCIVMEYVPSVTLGDLLKREGALPPGEAARIGRSMAAALRAAHDAGVLHRDIKPANVLLGHDGRIVLTDFGIAVQSGTPSLTRTGELIGSIQYLAPERLRTGIAEPGPACDLWSLGATLYQAVEGHPPFNRDTAIETAYAIAAEDYPPPRNAGDLAPVIEGLLMKEPGRRMDAHEAERLLGGQAAGRGTVLDAPTTRPQPAGAPADPLGATSPTNPTAPARKGKRGRRTALWSAAALVVAAAVAGGVLLLPGGGTGATAPRPPESKTSGHPASLPPVPSGYRLQKVGHGFSLPVPDGWKLSHPPGGDIAYVDPTKRAGLRINIVPFAGASDPVRHWRETEEDQTRRDNPGYERVRMDPTKFRGRPAGYWEFTFDGKAREYRAVELAFAGADGTQYVVYLSAPNTDWTRYRPVFDTAIKGIRLPA